One region of Nerophis lumbriciformis linkage group LG10, RoL_Nlum_v2.1, whole genome shotgun sequence genomic DNA includes:
- the LOC133612586 gene encoding UPF0606 protein KIAA1549 isoform X7, whose amino-acid sequence MAGSCMDVRGHSAVVLGMVLLINMIAADSPVADVSLSGSTHHAKGFIDDISSPRGVSISPSSPSLAFEDPDTPGTQQVIRKSRRESFTPIGLNAKEPQHLSPSLHRSQPVLKSFAQLQASKRSRINSAEETSILLQTHSISQMPTQSNVARPSTFKRSTVLQLSFVKEVAKNAQGNESENILTTASSLPIETFKPLDFSDSPSDKSYILDHVLLDAKLPINNSNKMQHVNQMSPSSALMPENQPVTILPNSHEILAPSHHVPLIGLHLTSLLSEPIEAPLEDFYPANTMDFDWGSGDYLETMAFLSPEEEDYSFATKVPDTYDQEDNTEQYNTEFPSRVGTSFSSLHHLHILPSSSRMTAYATHLPQTSIDPSSLSSFNSTFPYTLEVTPTISSEIIEASDKEWPDTISIQPTDVLLPDMNSLEYYTTQLTKENSVSGGKAEQRGNITVVPNSTPDTAPTNSITNDIKFTDNDRYSDFSDFEPLSKTTVIRTTELFNVSKPFLHHSIVTTSFLDPSSPFWTTPISTTDWSAGTHTVDLQSSAVILPSPTVFWPDDVMSSLSLTDVQWFVTESFPQSTIHATPVFTATTTYSSSPTEHSVIITTEQVFNITPMSSNSTLVPPVMLGDQGVTKDEFDNPATMTLIPTNSANIIPPIPTSPNANTSFHQEATGIAVNVTPVTSGEKQTTALTFRQYLCNLEKPEYLIKIGFPSGVSVGHAKSQVREILKHRFNKSVELQVIEPPPKFVFRVVSGPVVYTAISVVNALRRSGHRFLSVSPNWVIPDNKYQVHTVLQFVPDHINVRFCNFSESIERGLTMAFAEVLRRVNMSANFTVHIKNISMTVLKNQQRLGRSPVDITFTVHNSRGYLMGSEVSNALMKLTKVEFSYYMGYPVFQIAEPFHYPKLNTSQFLRSSWVRTVFLGVLDSEVGQRTFQANIERRVAMLLAEAMGLVRRVKRATSVGNSSVQVVSMNRMAGMDHPLEVVYFVEGPDGQRVPAVEMADILNSLDVQKAAIILGYRVQGILAQPVEKMSSLPSDTENPNVWIIIGVVIPLLVVIIIISILYWKLCRTDKLEFQPDAMASIQQRQKSATSQSPVHMALPQHERGVQFSEEEEEEFEEVEEDYEDEEEENEEENVKMGKGPFALSQSKNSTPSEEEEDGEEEEEEEEKENTKRTNGRAFKPGQEYKAALRKSKEMKKEERIKVFPKGRRVQEELQAPSVKGFDFAKLHLGQPNKDDVTVVQESISVGPLPMSDKEGPSPSQNGEGPAPISKNSASSTKTSRSSRRRERISPSDGDSMVSDRSSGRESTEENLRGQATPSDSKQTRKVPINVLNGKNKIGPPPMNGLSEQLSSTSIFEHVDRMSRASDISRRLPNKVQLIAMQPMSVPPLHSNTAAAKLPDLNQMNKEVQVALRQKSEIEHHRNKIRLRAKRKGHYDFPAMDDVDRGLGDAKDQDHIYHKAQMQMDKIMDHNAQNFTEPQKSARRVRSPKQQMKEQSKGKIHADKDHLISEDTDPVYRKYPGVNNVAFVGSSAGVTLPGVNVNPSDTSPPDHGPRSWGPSYQGLGSYTGRFSDLSVSPPLLQGPMPRQDHGLSYLPPGEATRPGEQVQIASHYSSRGLYADESPTSARPRPVGGTTGSQLHHLTQVGLTSRMNGYPAGVRGHPGQNGGMSWSNYRDDSYCRTVPDNAMPRSVLREPSAPPAHLDTGVDYLSAPPPLAMTPPTQSSASLIKAIREELLRLSQKQGSLSSYHS is encoded by the exons ATGTGTCTCTCTCTGGCTCAACACACCATGCTAAGGGATTTATTGATGATATTTCAAGTCCAAGAGGAGTATCAATATCACCCTCATCACCCTCTCTTGCCTTTGAAGACCCAGACACACCTGGCACTCAACAAGTAATTCGCAAATCACGACGTGAATCTTTCACACCTATTGGCCTCAATGCAAAAGAACCACAGCATCTTTCTCCATCTTTACATCGCTCTCAACCTGTTTTGAAATCTTTTGCGCAGTTACAGGCATCCAAACGCTCCAGGATAAATTCTGCAGAGGAAACTTCCATACTCTTGCAAACTCATTCAATATCTCAGATGCCAACTCAGTCAAATGTAGCAAGACCCTCAACGTTTAAAAGATCAACAGTGCTACAGCTTAGTTTTGTAAAGGAAGTAGCTAAAAATGCTCAAGGCAACGAATCTGAAAACATCCTCACAACGGCTTCCTCGCTGCCTATTGAGACATTTAAGCCACTGGATTTTAGTGACTCTCCATCAGACAAATCTTATATTTTAGACCATGTCTTACTAGACGCCAAGCTGCCTAtaaataattcaaataaaatgcAGCATGTAAATCAGATGAGCCCCAGCAGTGCCCTGATGCCAGAGAATCAACCAGTTACTATTTTACCCAACTCGCATGAGATTCTAGCCCCGAGCCACCATGTGCCTTTAATCGGCCTCCACCTTACATCACTTTTGTCTGAACCGATTGAGGCTCCCCTTGAGGACTTTTATCCCGCCAATACCATGGACTTTGACTGGGGGTCTGGAGATTACTTGGAGACAATGGCATTCTTAAGTCCAGAAGAAGAGGACTACTCTTTCGCCACCAAAGTTCCCGACACATATGATCAAGAGGATAATACAGAACAATATAATACAGAATTCCCTTCCAGGGTGGGCACATCCTTTTCATCCTTGCATCATCTTCATATTCTGCCATCTTCAAGCCGGATGACGGCATATGCAACACATTTACCTCAGACATCTATTGATCCCTCCTCTCTTTCCTCATTTAACTCCACATTTCCTTATACACTGGAAGTTACCCCTACTATTAGTAGTGAGATAATAGAAGCATCAGACAAAGAGTGGCCAGATACTATCAGCATCCAACCAACAGATGTTCTATTACCTGACATGAACAGCTTGGAATATTACACCACTCAGCTCACTAAGGAGAACTCTGTTTCAGGAGGTAAAGCTGAACAAAGAGGGAACATCACTGTGGTGCCCAATAGTACTCCAGACACTGCACCAACCAACAGCATCACCAATGATATAAAATTCACAGACAATGACCGCTATAGTGATTTTTCAGACTTTGAGCCACTGAGTAAAACAACAGTAATAAGAACAACAGAGCTTTTTAATGTCTCAAAGCCTTTTTTGCATCATTCAATAGTCACAACCTCCTTTCTTGATCCCTCTTCCCCCTTCTGGACCACTCCAATATCCACCACAGATTGGTCTGCAGGTACTCATACTGTAGATCTGCAAAGCTCTGCGGTTATACTACCCAGCCCTACAGTTTTTTGGCCAGATGATGTCATGTCTTCCTTGTCTTTGACGGATGTCCAATGGTTTGTCACAGAATCCTTTCCACAAAGTACCATACACGCCACTCCTGTATTTACTGCAACAACAACCTACTCCTCAAGTCCAACTGAACATTCAGTCATTATTACAACTGAGCAAGTTTTCAATATCACTCCAATGTCATCTAATAGCACTTTGGTGCCCCCTGTCATGTTGGGTGATCAGGGGGTGACTAAAGATGAATTTGACAATCCAGCCACGATGACCTTGATCCCAACCAACAGCGCTAATATAATTCCGCCCATACCCACATCTCCCAATGCCAACACAAGTTTCCATCAAGAAGCAACTGGAATTGCTGTCAATGTTACCCCTGTCACGAGTGGTGAAAAGCAGACTACAGCACTGACATTCAGACAGTACCTCTGCAACCTTGAGAAGCCTGAGTATTTGATTAAAATAG GTTTTCCCTCTGGAGTATCTGTTGGACATGCCAAATCTCAAGTTAGAGAGATCCTGAAACATAGATTCAACAAATCGGTTGAGTTACAG GTTATAGAACCACCACCAAAATTTGTGTTTCGGGTAGTATCAGGTCCAGTTGTGTACACTGCCATATCTGTTGTCAATGCCTTACGACGGTCAGGACACCGCTTCCTGTCTGTGTCTCCCAACTGGGTGATACCAGACAATAAATATCAAGTCCATACAG tgctGCAGTTTGTTCCTGATCATATTAATGTACGGTTTTGCAACTTCAGTGAGAGTATTGAGAGAGGTCTGACCATGGCCTTTGCCGAAGTACTTCGACGCGTTAACATGTCTGCCAATTTCACAGTGCAT attaaaaatatttcaatgaCTGTTCTTAAAAATCAACAACGACTGGGAAGGTCTCCGGTGGACATCACCTTCACTGTACACAACTCAAGAGGTTATCTAATGGGGTCAGAGGTCAGCAATGCTCTTATGAAGCTCACCAAAGTGGAATTCAGCTATTACATGGGCTACCCTGTCTTCCAGATTGCTGAGC CTTTCCATTATCCAAAGTTGAACACAAGCCAGTTCCTTCGCTCCTCCTGGGTGAGAACAG TTTTCTTGGGAGTGCTGGACAGTGAAGTGGGACAGAGGACTTTCCAAGCCAACATTGAGCGCAGAGTGGCCATGTTACTTGCGGAGGCCATGGGATTAGTCAGACGTGTCAAGAGAGCCACCAGTGTCGGCAACAGCAGCGTTCAG GTTGTGAGCATGAACCGGATGGCGGGCATGGACCATCCCTTGGAGGTCGTGTATTTTGTGGAGGGCCCTGATGGTCAGAGGGTCCCTGCTGTTGAAATGGCCGATATACTTAATAGCCTGGATGTCCAAAAGGCAGCCATTATCTTGGGATATCGTGTTCAAGGCATTTTAGCACAAC CTGTAGAGAAGATGTCATCCTTACCTTCTGACACTGAGAACCCCAACGTGTGGATCATCATCGGAGTGGTGATTCCTCTCCTGGTGGTCATTATCATCATTTCCATCCTCTACTGGAAACTGTGTCGAACAGACAAGCTGGAGTTCCAGCCAGATGCCATGGCGTCCATCCAGCAGAGACAGAAG TCTGCTACCTCACAGTCCCCCGTTCACATGGCACTACCTCAGCATGAGAGGGGTGTACAGTTTagtgaagaagaggaggaggaatttGAGGAGGTGGAAGAGGACtatgaagatgaagaagaagaaaatgaagaaGAAAATGTTAAAATGGGAAAG GGACCATTCGCTCTTTCTCAGAGCAAAAACAGCACACCcagtgaggaggaggaggacggagaagaggaggaggaggaggaggaaaaagaAAACACGAAGAGGACTAACGGGAGAGCATTCAAACCAGGACAAGAATACAAAGCAGCACTCAGGAAATCAAAAGAGATGAAGAAAGAAGAGAGAATTAAAGTGTTTCCTAAAGGGAGGCGGGTCCAGGAGGAG TTGCAGGCTCCCAGTGTGAAAGGCTTTGACTTTGCCAAGCTGCATCTTGGCCAGCCTAACAAAGATGACGTCACGGTGGTGCAGGAATCAATCTCAGTGGGGCCTCTGCCCATGTCAGATAAAGAAGGCCCCAGTCCATCCCAGAATGGGGAGGGCCCAGCTCCCATATCTAAAAACTCTGCCTCCTCTACAAAGACATCCCGCAGCAGTCGAAGACGAGAGAG GATCTCGCCGTCAGACGGCGATTCCATGGTCAGTGACCGCTCCAGTGGAAGAGAGTCAACTGAGGAGAACCTCAGAGGCCAGGCCACGCCCAGCGACAGCAAGCAGACTCGTAAGGTCCCCATCAATGTTTTAAATG GCAAAAATAAAATTG GTCCTCCTCCTATGAATGGTCTCAGTGAGCAGTTGTCATCAACTTccattttcgaacatgttgatagAATGTCCCGGGCCTCAGACATAAGCCGAAGACTCCCTAACAAAGTGCAGCTTATTGCAATGCAGCCCATGTCAGTCCCACCCTTGCACAGCAACACTGCAGCTGCCAAATTGCCTGATCTTAACCAAATGAACAAGGAG GTTCAAGTAGCTCTGAGGCAGAAATCGGAGATTGAGCACCATCGAAACAAGATCCGCCTCCGTGCCAAGAGGAAGGGACACTATGACTTCCCTGCAATGGATGATGTAGATCGTGGCCTTGGGGATGCCAAAGACCAGGATCACATCTACCATAAAGCACAAATGCAAATGGATAAGATCATGGACCACAATGCACAGAATTtcacagagccccaaaaaag TGCTCGCAGGGTTCGATCTCCCAAACAGCAGATGAAGGAGCAGTCAAAAGGAAAGATCCATGCCGACAAAGATCACCTCATCTCAGAAGACACTGATCCTGTTTATAGGAAGTATCCTGGAGTCAACAATGTGGCCTTTGTG GGCAGTTCAGCCGGGGTCACCCTTCCAGGGGTCAATGTCAACCCTTCAGACACCAGCCCTCCAGACCATGGCCCCAGATCTTGGGGCCCCTCCTATCAAGGACTTGGCTCTTACACTGGT AGATTCAGTGACCTGAGCGTATCCCCCCCTCTGCTCCAAGGCCCCATGCCAAG GCAGGATCATGGACTGAGTTACCTCCCCCCTGGAGAGGCAACAAGGCCCGGGGAGCAGGTCCAGATCGCCAGCCATTACTCCAGCAGAGGACTCTATGCTGATGAGTCACCCACATCAGCGAGACCACGACCAGTAGGGGGCACTACAG GCTCCCAGCTTCATCATCTTACACAGGTGGGCTTGACAAGCCGAATGAATGGTTATCCAGCAGGGGTCAGAGGTCATCCTGGACAGAATGGTGGCATGAGCTGGAGCAACTACCGAGATGACAGTTACTGCAGAACAGTACCAGATAACGCA ATGCCCAGGAGTGTCCTCAGGGAGCCCTCAGCTCCTCCTGCTCACCTGGACACTGGTGTGGATTACCTCTCAGCCCCGCCCCCATTGGCCATGACCCCTCCCACCCAGTCCTCGGCCTCCTTGATTAaggccatccgggaggaactgtTGCGCCTCTCACAGAAGCAGGGCTCTTTGTCCAGCTACCACAGCTGA
- the LOC133612586 gene encoding UPF0606 protein KIAA1549 isoform X10, producing the protein MAGSCMDVRGHSAVVLGMVLLINMIAADSPVADVSLSGSTHHAKGFIDDISSPRGVSISPSSPSLAFEDPDTPGTQQVIRKSRRESFTPIGLNAKEPQHLSPSLHRSQPVLKSFAQLQASKRSRINSAEETSILLQTHSISQMPTQSNVARPSTFKRSTVLQLSFVKEVAKNAQGNESENILTTASSLPIETFKPLDFSDSPSDKSYILDHVLLDAKLPINNSNKMQHVNQMSPSSALMPENQPVTILPNSHEILAPSHHVPLIGLHLTSLLSEPIEAPLEDFYPANTMDFDWGSGDYLETMAFLSPEEEDYSFATKVPDTYDQEDNTEQYNTEFPSRVGTSFSSLHHLHILPSSSRMTAYATHLPQTSIDPSSLSSFNSTFPYTLEVTPTISSEIIEASDKEWPDTISIQPTDVLLPDMNSLEYYTTQLTKENSVSGGKAEQRGNITVVPNSTPDTAPTNSITNDIKFTDNDRYSDFSDFEPLSKTTVIRTTELFNVSKPFLHHSIVTTSFLDPSSPFWTTPISTTDWSAGTHTVDLQSSAVILPSPTVFWPDDVMSSLSLTDVQWFVTESFPQSTIHATPVFTATTTYSSSPTEHSVIITTEQVFNITPMSSNSTLVPPVMLGDQGVTKDEFDNPATMTLIPTNSANIIPPIPTSPNANTSFHQEATGIAVNVTPVTSGEKQTTALTFRQYLCNLEKPEYLIKIGFPSGVSVGHAKSQVREILKHRFNKSVELQVIEPPPKFVFRVVSGPVVYTAISVVNALRRSGHRFLSVSPNWVIPDNKYQVHTVLQFVPDHINVRFCNFSESIERGLTMAFAEVLRRVNMSANFTVHIKNISMTVLKNQQRLGRSPVDITFTVHNSRGYLMGSEVSNALMKLTKVEFSYYMGYPVFQIAEPFHYPKLNTSQFLRSSWVRTVFLGVLDSEVGQRTFQANIERRVAMLLAEAMGLVRRVKRATSVGNSSVQVVSMNRMAGMDHPLEVVYFVEGPDGQRVPAVEMADILNSLDVQKAAIILGYRVQGILAQPVEKMSSLPSDTENPNVWIIIGVVIPLLVVIIIISILYWKLCRTDKLEFQPDAMASIQQRQKSATSQSPVHMALPQHERGVQFSEEEEEEFEEVEEDYEDEEEENEEENVKMGKGPFALSQSKNSTPSEEEEDGEEEEEEEEKENTKRTNGRAFKPGQEYKAALRKSKEMKKEERIKVFPKGRRVQEELQAPSVKGFDFAKLHLGQPNKDDVTVVQESISVGPLPMSDKEGPSPSQNGEGPAPISKNSASSTKTSRSSRRRERISPSDGDSMVSDRSSGRESTEENLRGQATPSDSKQTRKVPINVLNGKNKIGPPPMNGLSEQLSSTSIFEHVDRMSRASDISRRLPNKVQLIAMQPMSVPPLHSNTAAAKLPDLNQMNKEVQVALRQKSEIEHHRNKIRLRAKRKGHYDFPAMDDVDRGLGDAKDQDHIYHKAQMQMDKIMDHNAQNFTEPQKSARRVRSPKQQMKEQSKGKIHADKDHLISEDTDPVYRKFNSQKPISHR; encoded by the exons ATGTGTCTCTCTCTGGCTCAACACACCATGCTAAGGGATTTATTGATGATATTTCAAGTCCAAGAGGAGTATCAATATCACCCTCATCACCCTCTCTTGCCTTTGAAGACCCAGACACACCTGGCACTCAACAAGTAATTCGCAAATCACGACGTGAATCTTTCACACCTATTGGCCTCAATGCAAAAGAACCACAGCATCTTTCTCCATCTTTACATCGCTCTCAACCTGTTTTGAAATCTTTTGCGCAGTTACAGGCATCCAAACGCTCCAGGATAAATTCTGCAGAGGAAACTTCCATACTCTTGCAAACTCATTCAATATCTCAGATGCCAACTCAGTCAAATGTAGCAAGACCCTCAACGTTTAAAAGATCAACAGTGCTACAGCTTAGTTTTGTAAAGGAAGTAGCTAAAAATGCTCAAGGCAACGAATCTGAAAACATCCTCACAACGGCTTCCTCGCTGCCTATTGAGACATTTAAGCCACTGGATTTTAGTGACTCTCCATCAGACAAATCTTATATTTTAGACCATGTCTTACTAGACGCCAAGCTGCCTAtaaataattcaaataaaatgcAGCATGTAAATCAGATGAGCCCCAGCAGTGCCCTGATGCCAGAGAATCAACCAGTTACTATTTTACCCAACTCGCATGAGATTCTAGCCCCGAGCCACCATGTGCCTTTAATCGGCCTCCACCTTACATCACTTTTGTCTGAACCGATTGAGGCTCCCCTTGAGGACTTTTATCCCGCCAATACCATGGACTTTGACTGGGGGTCTGGAGATTACTTGGAGACAATGGCATTCTTAAGTCCAGAAGAAGAGGACTACTCTTTCGCCACCAAAGTTCCCGACACATATGATCAAGAGGATAATACAGAACAATATAATACAGAATTCCCTTCCAGGGTGGGCACATCCTTTTCATCCTTGCATCATCTTCATATTCTGCCATCTTCAAGCCGGATGACGGCATATGCAACACATTTACCTCAGACATCTATTGATCCCTCCTCTCTTTCCTCATTTAACTCCACATTTCCTTATACACTGGAAGTTACCCCTACTATTAGTAGTGAGATAATAGAAGCATCAGACAAAGAGTGGCCAGATACTATCAGCATCCAACCAACAGATGTTCTATTACCTGACATGAACAGCTTGGAATATTACACCACTCAGCTCACTAAGGAGAACTCTGTTTCAGGAGGTAAAGCTGAACAAAGAGGGAACATCACTGTGGTGCCCAATAGTACTCCAGACACTGCACCAACCAACAGCATCACCAATGATATAAAATTCACAGACAATGACCGCTATAGTGATTTTTCAGACTTTGAGCCACTGAGTAAAACAACAGTAATAAGAACAACAGAGCTTTTTAATGTCTCAAAGCCTTTTTTGCATCATTCAATAGTCACAACCTCCTTTCTTGATCCCTCTTCCCCCTTCTGGACCACTCCAATATCCACCACAGATTGGTCTGCAGGTACTCATACTGTAGATCTGCAAAGCTCTGCGGTTATACTACCCAGCCCTACAGTTTTTTGGCCAGATGATGTCATGTCTTCCTTGTCTTTGACGGATGTCCAATGGTTTGTCACAGAATCCTTTCCACAAAGTACCATACACGCCACTCCTGTATTTACTGCAACAACAACCTACTCCTCAAGTCCAACTGAACATTCAGTCATTATTACAACTGAGCAAGTTTTCAATATCACTCCAATGTCATCTAATAGCACTTTGGTGCCCCCTGTCATGTTGGGTGATCAGGGGGTGACTAAAGATGAATTTGACAATCCAGCCACGATGACCTTGATCCCAACCAACAGCGCTAATATAATTCCGCCCATACCCACATCTCCCAATGCCAACACAAGTTTCCATCAAGAAGCAACTGGAATTGCTGTCAATGTTACCCCTGTCACGAGTGGTGAAAAGCAGACTACAGCACTGACATTCAGACAGTACCTCTGCAACCTTGAGAAGCCTGAGTATTTGATTAAAATAG GTTTTCCCTCTGGAGTATCTGTTGGACATGCCAAATCTCAAGTTAGAGAGATCCTGAAACATAGATTCAACAAATCGGTTGAGTTACAG GTTATAGAACCACCACCAAAATTTGTGTTTCGGGTAGTATCAGGTCCAGTTGTGTACACTGCCATATCTGTTGTCAATGCCTTACGACGGTCAGGACACCGCTTCCTGTCTGTGTCTCCCAACTGGGTGATACCAGACAATAAATATCAAGTCCATACAG tgctGCAGTTTGTTCCTGATCATATTAATGTACGGTTTTGCAACTTCAGTGAGAGTATTGAGAGAGGTCTGACCATGGCCTTTGCCGAAGTACTTCGACGCGTTAACATGTCTGCCAATTTCACAGTGCAT attaaaaatatttcaatgaCTGTTCTTAAAAATCAACAACGACTGGGAAGGTCTCCGGTGGACATCACCTTCACTGTACACAACTCAAGAGGTTATCTAATGGGGTCAGAGGTCAGCAATGCTCTTATGAAGCTCACCAAAGTGGAATTCAGCTATTACATGGGCTACCCTGTCTTCCAGATTGCTGAGC CTTTCCATTATCCAAAGTTGAACACAAGCCAGTTCCTTCGCTCCTCCTGGGTGAGAACAG TTTTCTTGGGAGTGCTGGACAGTGAAGTGGGACAGAGGACTTTCCAAGCCAACATTGAGCGCAGAGTGGCCATGTTACTTGCGGAGGCCATGGGATTAGTCAGACGTGTCAAGAGAGCCACCAGTGTCGGCAACAGCAGCGTTCAG GTTGTGAGCATGAACCGGATGGCGGGCATGGACCATCCCTTGGAGGTCGTGTATTTTGTGGAGGGCCCTGATGGTCAGAGGGTCCCTGCTGTTGAAATGGCCGATATACTTAATAGCCTGGATGTCCAAAAGGCAGCCATTATCTTGGGATATCGTGTTCAAGGCATTTTAGCACAAC CTGTAGAGAAGATGTCATCCTTACCTTCTGACACTGAGAACCCCAACGTGTGGATCATCATCGGAGTGGTGATTCCTCTCCTGGTGGTCATTATCATCATTTCCATCCTCTACTGGAAACTGTGTCGAACAGACAAGCTGGAGTTCCAGCCAGATGCCATGGCGTCCATCCAGCAGAGACAGAAG TCTGCTACCTCACAGTCCCCCGTTCACATGGCACTACCTCAGCATGAGAGGGGTGTACAGTTTagtgaagaagaggaggaggaatttGAGGAGGTGGAAGAGGACtatgaagatgaagaagaagaaaatgaagaaGAAAATGTTAAAATGGGAAAG GGACCATTCGCTCTTTCTCAGAGCAAAAACAGCACACCcagtgaggaggaggaggacggagaagaggaggaggaggaggaggaaaaagaAAACACGAAGAGGACTAACGGGAGAGCATTCAAACCAGGACAAGAATACAAAGCAGCACTCAGGAAATCAAAAGAGATGAAGAAAGAAGAGAGAATTAAAGTGTTTCCTAAAGGGAGGCGGGTCCAGGAGGAG TTGCAGGCTCCCAGTGTGAAAGGCTTTGACTTTGCCAAGCTGCATCTTGGCCAGCCTAACAAAGATGACGTCACGGTGGTGCAGGAATCAATCTCAGTGGGGCCTCTGCCCATGTCAGATAAAGAAGGCCCCAGTCCATCCCAGAATGGGGAGGGCCCAGCTCCCATATCTAAAAACTCTGCCTCCTCTACAAAGACATCCCGCAGCAGTCGAAGACGAGAGAG GATCTCGCCGTCAGACGGCGATTCCATGGTCAGTGACCGCTCCAGTGGAAGAGAGTCAACTGAGGAGAACCTCAGAGGCCAGGCCACGCCCAGCGACAGCAAGCAGACTCGTAAGGTCCCCATCAATGTTTTAAATG GCAAAAATAAAATTG GTCCTCCTCCTATGAATGGTCTCAGTGAGCAGTTGTCATCAACTTccattttcgaacatgttgatagAATGTCCCGGGCCTCAGACATAAGCCGAAGACTCCCTAACAAAGTGCAGCTTATTGCAATGCAGCCCATGTCAGTCCCACCCTTGCACAGCAACACTGCAGCTGCCAAATTGCCTGATCTTAACCAAATGAACAAGGAG GTTCAAGTAGCTCTGAGGCAGAAATCGGAGATTGAGCACCATCGAAACAAGATCCGCCTCCGTGCCAAGAGGAAGGGACACTATGACTTCCCTGCAATGGATGATGTAGATCGTGGCCTTGGGGATGCCAAAGACCAGGATCACATCTACCATAAAGCACAAATGCAAATGGATAAGATCATGGACCACAATGCACAGAATTtcacagagccccaaaaaag TGCTCGCAGGGTTCGATCTCCCAAACAGCAGATGAAGGAGCAGTCAAAAGGAAAGATCCATGCCGACAAAGATCACCTCATCTCAGAAGACACTGATCCTGTTTATAGGAA GTTTAACTCACAGAAGCCCATCTCCCACCGATGA